The genomic interval TTGTGTATATTTTACAAACATATACATTAGTTCCATATATGTTTCTTTTCCATCTTTTTTGTAAGCCTAATCTAAGTACTACAATTTGTTTGTCACGTGCTCAACTCAGTGTGTGATACGAGTGCCTAAGTTCTAAGTTTTTAACTTGAATcacttttgtattttatatttgtattttcgtTCTCATTTATCAAAGGAAAGCAACGtaaaccaaacaaaacaaaaaacaaaaaagtccAGACTAAACGCCTTTAGAATGTTTTGAATctttttcttacttttttttcttttagtttttttgaTATCAACTGAACACAACTTGTTGCGCAACAAATAGCAATGATAAGGCTAGACTAGCCCCAACCCAGAAAAAACTTAAGACCCACGAATCTCTAACAAATATACTCAATACAAATATCACAAAATTAGCATCGAAGCAGAGCAAAACGTTCTTTAAAAAATCTAATAAACATGCGAACATGATCAAAAtgattaatatatgtatatatatatacatatgtatgtgtatatacatataaatcgAACATAATAAAACTCAAAGTGTGTTAagcttgttgtttttagttttttttttttggtgtttttgtatttgaaaCTTAATTCGTTCGTATGCACTTCAAAGAGCGACCCgcaactaaaattaaaaaatgaatgtaatttaagttttgcaattgtttgttttgccttAAGTAATAAATAAGGTTATTGTATTGAAGGTAATTAATATGCGAAACGTAAATAATATggtttaatttatataaaacttaaaCGTATATAGTACGTAAAACCTGATAAGCATTTTATTAGCCAAAGGTTTTACCTGAACAAAATCGAAGCAtacaaagaaaaattaaaattatatcaccacgcatatatgtatatatgtatatatattagatcTATATAGATAGATGTACAGTAAAAGTAATCAAAAGATGCATCAAATTTAACAGCAAAAATGCAGTCGAATTCAATAaagcaaaattattttcagtttAACTTAGgatcaaacaaaaacttaaagacTGACAACCTAGGACCAATTAAAATGTATGTGGGGGCGGGTGGGGCCAACAAACATAATGAACATAattgctttatatatatggatataactattaattaaaaaaaagtaaaagctcTCCGTTTTAGCGAATAGatatagaaaaacttaaagctAGACATTGAACCAATTTATACATCTTGTTTTATATAGCATcaaaacttaaacaaataaatcgcagttgtatatatatatagttatatatgtatatatgtaattaaatatgtaagtGCTTGTTTAGTTAGAGCGTAGCCCAAATTTGTCTCGCAATTCAAATGTtttaacaaaatcaaaaacttatGTCGTAAGCAGGTAAAACTGGTAGCTAATTCCTAGACTCGTTTTCTTTGCATTACCTCcataattttttctttcgttctttttcttataaactaaacaaaattttgtagtgtttttgtgtttgtagTTGCCTCTTTCTTTACagtttgtttcgttttttagcaatttttgtatttcttttacatttaCCTCGGGGAATTCTTTTCTCTTTAATTTTTGCGCTGGCCAAATAGCTTGTTGCACAGGTTGCACTTATCTGTTGCACACGAAGCCAGGCTCTTAAATCACAGTTACAACTATTTCTCACTTTCGCTCTTATCAGGTTATCATTCACATATTATCACGCACTCAAGCAGaacattttttgaaaattgatgtTTGGTTAGTCTAGTTTCTGGGTTACATTCTTAGCGTTGTGGATGGCTGGGCTGGGGATCTAGTTGGCGGGGGCTGTGGCTACATGCTAATCAATGCTTAAGTCTAAACTTGATGGGCGGTTCGTTTATGCTTTGGATTATTTGGTCTATGATTTACGCAGATCCTCGAGCCCACCGTTGGGCATGCCGCCTCGCATATTTTCCAAGACTTTATTCACAAAGTCTGTAGAGCCGCCCGCAATGCGTATGCCCGCTATAggatatacaaaaacaaaattcggAATTCATTGTTCAATTCTATGTTATCATATTCTATGTCCAACTCACATGTAGCCGTTGCATAAATGTGTTGTATTTGCTGGTCCACCTCCTCGGTCGACTCGCCCTGACTCTTTGTGCGATGCTTCAGCGCCAGCGCCTGTTTCAGCTCGGCAATGCCATTGATCAAACGCTCTGaatcaaatttcaaaataagtATCGTTTAAAGGCCCTAAACGTATTTCAACTCGACTCACTGTGCTCAATTTCCAACCCATATAGTTTGATCTTATTAGCCTCATGCTGGGCCTTCTTCTTCAGACGGCAGGCGCGAGAGGCTAATTTGTTCTTCTCCTTGCGCGACTTGGGACGCACATTGAAGGGAAGCTCCGACACTGGTGTCATATCGTTGATGGTGCGACTCAGCTTGTCCAGTTCCTTGCCAATATTATGCAGCTTGCGCGCATTTGGCGTCAAATCGTTGCCATCCCCCTTGCGAGCCTTGCCGCTGTGctgtttgtttaaatatataaaaccaaATATGATTAAAAGTAGgtcaaaaactaattaatttatCAGTTGGGTATTGTTAGGTTACCCTGGTTGAAGCAGTAGGTCTGGCTAATCCCTATTAAGCGATTCTTTGCTTTGCGTCCCTCTAAACCTTATTGTTAATTCCTAGTTTTGACATGTTCGATAGTTTATCAAGAAAGTTGTCACCCAGGTGCTGCCAGGATTTTACTATTGAGATCAATGCTACGACATTAAGACTCCTAGAAACCAGGgctggaaaatttaattaaataatagaaTTGCTAGACCCAACGTTATTTTCTCTTCGATtgggtctctctctctctctcattggttttttatttctacCAAAAccatatttttgcttttgttttaggTTTGGTTCATAAACCGAAACTTAAGACGCGTTGTTATTCACTTAAAAGCCGATTTGTAGCCCTGATTGAGGGTATTGGATGCAACTATTTTTCTATCCTATCCCAGCGTCTTTAATTCTTCAAATGTTTATGATTATCTTTTCTATTTGGTTCAAGTGCTATTTGGACGCACCTTATACACTTTAATGCCGCGCACGGAGCAGGTGGGACTGAACACGGGATCTGTGACTTCGTTGAGCACATGGGGATCTTCTAGCTTGGACTGGAAGACGAGCCGCTTGCCCTTCGGCCCCTTGGCCTGTACATTGTACTGCCAAAAGAAACGCTCCTTgcccttgctgctgctgagctgATTCGGTGTCGATGTGCGTGTCTCATCCTCATCCCCAGAGCCGCCTAGGAGAGAGTGGgtgggagagagaaagagatatagttaatatatatCGAATTTATGATGTACCAATTTGACTCACAATTGTCGCTGCTGAAGTCGTCGTAGTTGTCGCTATTCTCGCTGGATGCATCGTCCTCGTCATCCTGGGAGAAGTCGATGCCATCGGGCGATAAAACGCTTCCGGTGCTAAGCGAGGAGAAGCTCTCGGCCTCGGCCAGCGAGCCGGTTGATAGTAAATGCTGTCGCGGCTCCCGTCGCATCCAGATGTGCTCCAGCCCCAAATGCGTTGGCGCCGACGACGAAAGACGCGACAGTTGTGAGCTCTCCACGGCGCCGGCGCCCGTCTGATAGCCAACCGATTTGCGTACGCCGCCCGGCGGCGCCTCGGTTATGACCACCTGACCGGGACTCTGATTGGCATTTGTGGTGGCAATTGTggtgctgttgccgctggcgGCGCTGCCAAAACCGCTGCTACTGCCGCCCGGACTGAGCGCAGCCGTTTGACTGAGCAGTGAATGGCGGTCAGGCGGCGAGGACATGGCCATGCCCTTCTTTAGCAGCTCCTGCATATTGCGCGACTTGACCAGCTGATATTGAGAGCGGCTGGCATGCGGCGGTGGCGTCagcggcgactgcgacgcctGGCTGCCCGGCGAGAAACTAGAGCCCAATTGAGATGGCGGTTTCTGAGGTGTGCTATGGTACAGTTCAAATGTGTccgcttgctgttgttgttgttgcgtctGTTGACCCTGCGACAGCAAcgtttgcagctgctgctgctgttgctgttgctgctgcaataaCTCCAGAGGTGGGCCCACGAGCGCATCGGGTGTCTGCGACTGTGGCGACAGCAGAAAGTTAACGTTCTGTGCGGGCAGCAAATCCTCAATGGTGCTCATCACATCCAAAAAGTCACCTCCATTCAAATCGGCCAGCTCGGCAGCCTGCATTTCGGCCTTGTCGTTGGGAAAGATATAATCATCATCTAGATTAAATGGCTCGTGTTTTGTATGGACAATGGCGCTGCTGATGTCGCTCCACATGGCATTCGAATTGGGCGTCATCTCGTACAGCGATGCACTGCCGCTGACCACATCCTGCAGCAGCGATTGCTCCGATGACATGTTCAGGCTGAGACAGGAGCTCAGATCGGGCGTAAaatagttgctgctgccggcgcCGCCACGGCTATTGCTGCCAGCATTGTGTCCGCTTGTATcattgccgccgctgctgtaGAGCGTGGAGCTGAGCGGCGAGGCAGCGCCCAGGCTAACGTCCTGCAGCAGCGTCGGCGACAATGAGGCAGCATCTAGTGCATCCAGTCCAAAGTCGGAGAGTTCGCCTAGTTGCagtggttgctgttgctgctgttgctgttgttgctgttgctgctgctgttgctgttgctgctgttgctgctgttgctgttgttgctgctgctgcaactgttgctgttgcgccaTGCTGGGCAAACTGTGCaaatgatgttgctgctggcgcgGCGTTGGCGTCAAGGTCGGCGTACCGCTCAGCTGCTGATACGGATGATGGTGATGGTGACTATGATGATGGCTCTGATTGGGATTATTGCTGCGCGGTATGCTAATTGCAGTTGTGCTCAGCATCACATTCGATGTgtagctgctgccgctgctgctgctcgaaaTGGCACTcgaattgttgtggttgttgttgttgctgttgttggtgttggtgttggtgttagtgttgctgttgttgctattgccgcCGATATAGCTGCCCGTTTGTATGCTcagcgtgggcgtggccagcgcATATAGTTCGTATTTCAAtggattgctgctgctgtttgagcCGCTGTCAAAGAATTCCGATGACATGGGGTATAGCTGATTCTCAGTCATGGCGCCGCAAGTGGAGATCAACGCGGTGGGGAGGGGAGCAGTGAAAGTGTATGGCcagctgttgctcttgttgttgctgttgttgctggtgctctGCGCCTGGCGCCCAGGCGCTGCGCTGCGACTGCGCAGTTGCTTTAGAATAGCTGCAAaagatattaagaaaaatgaATTAGTTGCTTGAACTTCTGATTAAATTCAAcataaatagtttttaatagCATATTTAATGGCTAAAGCAAGCTTCAAGGCCCGTCACAttcacagcaacaataacgagTATAGCTAAGCACTGAAATCGGAATTTCTTAGCCGTGTCTACGTCTGAACTTTAAGAATTGGCATTAGCAACTTTTAAATTATCCATAAAATCATAATTTAAACAGATCGCGGCAAAGTCTAAACGGTTACGTAAATTAACAGCGACAActtttatcgataatttttcaatttcaagcaACTATCGATCAGAAAATTTAACACattaaattaatcaaactCAATAATTTTCTTACGAAAAATATCGATATGAATATGCGTAGACACATCGAtacagaaaaatatattagatATCGATAATCAATGGCTATCGATAACTAAAAAGTTGTAtgatgtttattatttttactcttATTATTTAGCTAGATGTTCGATAGCAGAAAACGATATTTCAACTATTTATAATAaccagaaatataaaacagatATTAGCTTTTACGATTATATCGATACTGTTACGGTATCGATAACATACACATTATAGCAGCTCTTTGCTTTACACAACGTTACTTATTAACTTTTAtgctaattgcatttgcaatgccagattccaatttatttgttatttatctGAAACTGAGCCGGAACTGTACTGTAAACTGATTATTTGTAATGCCAAGACTGAGGCGTTGTGGTATATGATTGATGGGCTACTATGCAAATGATGTAGAGGCTAATCACGTGGCAGGGAGAGCGAGTGTTAGATTGTGAGAaccagagaaagagagggagagagaaagagagagtgggaCCTAAACATTTACCATGGAACCACAACCGAAAtgttatattgtatttaagaATCATTTTCATCAAGTATTCGCATATTATTTATGGggatctttaaaaattatttttctaaagTGAAAAACTTTCAAGTCAAagttaaacaacaaaagatAATCTCACGGCTATTTGActctttattattgttgttatatttCTGCATATCtcttttttcgcaaaatccacCAGCCCCCCCGACCCTTCATGAtcgttttgttattgttaaaacTATTCGCAGTTTTGTTTTGCGCAAATTAGAACCAAAAATAGAAAggtacaataaaaaaaatagatttttttaaataaaaataaacgagAAATCAAGTCAAAAGAaactaaataacaaaattagggaacaaaataaaattgaagagagaaaaaaactaTGCCAAAATAAGTATGCGCTTATTTTggttggttttgttgttgttgttgtttttgtaaatttcGTGGCTCGACGGTTTTTGCCTTTCGCCAGGCAAGTGACTCCAcagtttgttattgttgttattctttt from Drosophila virilis strain 15010-1051.87 chromosome 2, Dvir_AGI_RSII-ME, whole genome shotgun sequence carries:
- the REPTOR gene encoding protein CREBRF homolog; translated protein: MTENQLYPMSSEFFDSGSNSSSNPLKYELYALATPTLSIQTGSYIGGNSNNSNTNTNTNTNNSNNNNHNNSSAISSSSSGSSYTSNVMLSTTAISIPRSNNPNQSHHHSHHHHHPYQQLSGTPTLTPTPRQQQHHLHSLPSMAQQQQLQQQQQQQQQQQQQQQQQQQQQQQQQQQQQPLQLGELSDFGLDALDAASLSPTLLQDVSLGAASPLSSTLYSSGGNDTSGHNAGSNSRGGAGSSNYFTPDLSSCLSLNMSSEQSLLQDVVSGSASLYEMTPNSNAMWSDISSAIVHTKHEPFNLDDDYIFPNDKAEMQAAELADLNGGDFLDVMSTIEDLLPAQNVNFLLSPQSQTPDALVGPPLELLQQQQQQQQQLQTLLSQGQQTQQQQQQADTFELYHSTPQKPPSQLGSSFSPGSQASQSPLTPPPHASRSQYQLVKSRNMQELLKKGMAMSSPPDRHSLLSQTAALSPGGSSSGFGSAASGNSTTIATTNANQSPGQVVITEAPPGGVRKSVGYQTGAGAVESSQLSRLSSSAPTHLGLEHIWMRREPRQHLLSTGSLAEAESFSSLSTGSVLSPDGIDFSQDDEDDASSENSDNYDDFSSDNCGSGDEDETRTSTPNQLSSSKGKERFFWQYNVQAKGPKGKRLVFQSKLEDPHVLNEVTDPVFSPTCSVRGIKVYKHSGKARKGDGNDLTPNARKLHNIGKELDKLSRTINDMTPVSELPFNVRPKSRKEKNKLASRACRLKKKAQHEANKIKLYGLEIEHKRLINGIAELKQALALKHRTKSQGESTEEVDQQIQHIYATATSGIRIAGGSTDFVNKVLENMRGGMPNGGLEDLRKS